The following are encoded together in the Proteiniphilum saccharofermentans genome:
- a CDS encoding helix-turn-helix domain-containing protein produces MKAITNDREYQTITKRIDQLLDIVTDDNYNSIPEAVELDFLSTLIEEYDRKHYPIALPQLSEAIRLRMYEMNINQAELAKLLGVSPSRITEYLSGKEPSLNPTFTLKIIFDKK; encoded by the coding sequence ATGAAAGCAATTACTAACGACAGGGAATATCAAACCATCACTAAAAGAATAGACCAGCTATTGGACATAGTTACCGATGATAACTATAACTCTATACCCGAAGCTGTGGAACTTGATTTCCTTTCGACATTGATTGAGGAATACGACCGCAAGCACTATCCGATAGCGCTACCACAATTGTCTGAAGCAATCAGGCTCCGGATGTATGAAATGAACATCAATCAGGCGGAACTGGCGAAGTTGCTGGGGGTAAGTCCCTCACGTATTACCGAATATCTGTCAGGCAAAGAGCCCAGCCTTAACCCAACTTTCACCCTCAAAATTATTTTTGATAAAAAATGA
- a CDS encoding glycosyltransferase family 4 protein — MKIAMLSPIAWRTPPVHYGPWELVTSLLTEELVKNGVDVTLFATGDSITQGKLTAVTPRGYEEDRAIDPKVWECLHISECFERADEFDIIHNQFDFLPLTYSGLVKTPVVTTIHGFSSPRILPVYKKYNPHTRYVSISDADRSPELDYIATVYHGIDTGNFTFNPDPAGDYLLYYGRIHPDKGTREAVQIAKALDTRLVIAGIIQDQGYFDRHVKPFLEEGKVEYIGSVGADRRDQLLGNARVLLHPISFSEPFGLSVVEAMACGTPVVAFNKGSMPELIVNGRNGYLAQNVEEAIEQVRNVTNINRHSCRENVEQHFTKEVMARRYIDVYKTMLNQ; from the coding sequence ATGAAAATTGCAATGCTCTCCCCGATCGCCTGGCGGACACCCCCGGTGCACTACGGGCCATGGGAGCTGGTAACGTCGCTCCTCACCGAGGAGCTGGTAAAAAACGGGGTGGACGTCACCCTATTCGCCACGGGCGATTCAATCACCCAAGGCAAGTTGACCGCGGTAACTCCCCGGGGCTACGAGGAAGATCGCGCGATTGACCCCAAGGTGTGGGAATGCCTGCATATCTCGGAATGTTTCGAGCGTGCCGACGAGTTCGACATCATCCATAACCAGTTCGATTTTTTACCCCTCACCTACTCGGGGCTGGTGAAGACGCCGGTGGTCACCACCATCCATGGTTTCTCGTCCCCGCGCATCCTTCCTGTATACAAGAAGTACAACCCACATACCCGCTATGTCTCGATAAGCGATGCTGACCGGTCGCCCGAGCTCGATTACATCGCCACGGTATACCACGGGATCGATACCGGCAACTTCACGTTCAATCCAGACCCGGCGGGCGACTACCTGCTCTATTACGGGCGCATTCATCCCGACAAGGGAACCCGGGAGGCAGTGCAGATTGCCAAAGCATTGGATACCCGGCTTGTCATCGCCGGCATCATCCAGGATCAAGGGTATTTTGACCGGCACGTGAAGCCGTTCCTCGAAGAGGGTAAGGTAGAATATATCGGCAGCGTGGGTGCCGACCGGCGCGACCAATTGTTGGGCAATGCCCGCGTGCTGCTCCACCCGATCTCCTTCAGCGAGCCGTTCGGGCTCTCGGTGGTGGAAGCGATGGCGTGTGGCACGCCCGTGGTTGCCTTCAACAAGGGAAGCATGCCGGAGTTGATCGTTAACGGGAGGAATGGTTACCTCGCGCAAAACGTGGAAGAAGCCATCGAACAGGTGCGGAACGTGACGAACATCAACCGGCATTCTTGCCGGGAAAACGTGGAGCAGCACTTCACCAAGGAGGTGATGGCTCGCCGCTACATTGACGTGTATAAAACAAT
- a CDS encoding RNA polymerase sigma-70 factor: MDKQLEIECLTNLSEGDHRSYELLFLVYHPKIYHFLCGFIKNEEEAYDMTQEIFYKVWMNREMMREIKSFKAYLFTMARHMIYNHYEHNLVKEKYTLSQLDRPETYEPEQDMFAKDLSLLIDLVISQMPEQRQRVFKMSRKDGFSSDEIASRLNINKRTVENHISNALSDLRKALQHVSFLFF, from the coding sequence ATGGATAAACAACTTGAAATAGAATGCCTGACAAATCTTTCTGAGGGAGACCATCGGTCGTACGAATTATTATTTCTAGTATATCACCCTAAGATTTATCATTTTTTATGTGGTTTTATAAAAAATGAAGAGGAGGCGTATGATATGACGCAGGAGATATTTTATAAAGTATGGATGAACCGTGAAATGATGAGAGAAATCAAATCGTTTAAAGCATATTTATTTACCATGGCAAGGCACATGATTTATAATCACTACGAACATAATCTTGTAAAGGAAAAATATACCCTCAGCCAGTTGGATCGGCCCGAGACGTATGAGCCGGAACAGGATATGTTTGCCAAAGACCTTTCTCTATTAATCGATCTGGTGATTTCACAAATGCCGGAACAGCGTCAGCGAGTATTTAAGATGAGCCGAAAAGACGGCTTTTCAAGTGATGAAATTGCCTCCCGTCTTAATATCAATAAACGAACGGTAGAGAACCATATTTCCAATGCGTTGAGCGATTTGAGAAAAGCGCTTCAGCATGTTTCTTTTTTATTTTTTTGA
- a CDS encoding glycoside hydrolase family 130 protein, with amino-acid sequence MIQMNRLPIKILPSSRRTLVRPFVPSSDSQVEHILFRVFSTSKEDRNRILESIYDRIEVPLEMTKNIFRRHYEHVKHRIPTNLEMTDEDKQFIGAFFTQQYSLESTALFNPSIVPHPVQDKEGALRFIISLRAIGEGHISSITFMEGEVDARYNITLADNSPVIHEPERTEHLYDREVVLKKSHELGILTNLNRPLFDMLPDEFSFEDLTVAMHKIVRGNTFTSREELQVSLNNVQTLVLSNFTLHFTSDDITERAIYPASPSQSNGLEDARFVQFTRDDGSKVYYATFTAYNGKTIMPEMLETEDFKEFKVSTLSGPAVKNKGMALFPRKVNGHYMMLGRQDNESLYIMKSDNLYFWYDYQPLLKPTYDWELIQIGNCGSPIEIDEGWLVLTHGVGPVRTYSLGAVLLDKEDPRVVTRRLKEPLLTPAKEERSGYVPNVIYTCGAMVVNRTLILPYAIADVVTTFATVSVDELMDKMIEIK; translated from the coding sequence ATGATTCAAATGAACCGATTACCCATTAAAATCCTGCCTTCGTCGCGACGGACGCTCGTCCGTCCTTTCGTGCCAAGCAGCGATTCCCAGGTGGAGCACATCCTGTTCCGCGTCTTCTCCACGTCGAAGGAAGATCGAAACCGTATCCTCGAAAGCATCTACGACCGGATCGAAGTGCCGCTGGAAATGACAAAGAATATTTTCAGGAGGCATTACGAACACGTCAAGCACCGGATACCTACCAATCTGGAGATGACGGACGAGGATAAGCAGTTCATCGGTGCCTTCTTCACCCAGCAATACTCGCTGGAATCGACCGCGCTGTTTAATCCTTCCATCGTTCCGCATCCCGTGCAGGACAAGGAGGGAGCCTTGCGGTTTATCATCAGCCTGCGGGCCATCGGCGAGGGGCACATCTCTTCCATCACCTTCATGGAAGGAGAGGTGGATGCCCGGTATAATATTACGCTTGCCGATAACTCCCCCGTGATTCACGAGCCGGAGCGAACGGAGCATCTTTACGATAGGGAGGTGGTCCTGAAGAAGTCCCACGAGCTGGGCATCCTCACCAACTTGAACCGGCCGTTGTTTGATATGCTGCCCGACGAGTTCTCGTTTGAAGACCTCACCGTGGCCATGCACAAGATCGTGCGCGGGAACACGTTCACCAGCCGGGAAGAACTGCAGGTTTCGTTGAACAACGTGCAGACACTGGTGCTCTCGAATTTCACGCTCCACTTCACGTCCGACGACATCACCGAGCGGGCTATCTACCCGGCGTCGCCCTCGCAAAGCAACGGCTTGGAAGATGCCCGCTTCGTGCAGTTCACGCGAGACGATGGCAGCAAGGTCTATTACGCGACCTTTACCGCCTACAACGGGAAGACCATCATGCCGGAGATGCTGGAGACCGAGGACTTCAAAGAGTTCAAGGTCTCCACCCTGAGCGGGCCGGCCGTAAAGAACAAGGGGATGGCGCTCTTTCCCCGCAAGGTGAACGGACACTACATGATGCTGGGGCGCCAAGACAACGAGTCGCTCTATATCATGAAATCCGACAACCTCTACTTCTGGTACGATTACCAGCCATTGTTGAAGCCCACCTACGACTGGGAACTGATCCAGATCGGGAACTGTGGTTCGCCCATCGAGATTGATGAAGGGTGGCTGGTATTGACCCACGGCGTGGGACCAGTCCGGACCTATTCCCTCGGCGCGGTGTTGCTGGATAAGGAGGATCCCCGCGTGGTGACGAGGCGGCTCAAGGAACCGCTGCTCACCCCGGCGAAGGAGGAACGGTCGGGCTACGTGCCCAACGTGATCTACACGTGCGGCGCGATGGTGGTAAACCGCACGCTGATACTCCCCTATGCCATCGCGGACGTGGTTACCACCTTTGCCACGGTCAGCGTGGATGAATTAATGGATAAAATGATTGAAATAAAATAA
- a CDS encoding FecR family protein, with translation MDKHHIRILITRFFENDFPKESVLKFQQWFIRKDDSVVKNEVLNELWEREEAETDSHTLLALDEINKRIGKNKKTVKLPLSQRLLRIASILLLPLIGGLLTYWVMHDQSGSSAPKMEIAEHVVPDGEMKQILLPDGSEVWLNAGSMLLYSDDLSGSIRRLFLSGEATFRVEKDPGRPFIVKTQYMQVEALGTTFNVRSYVDSGTAAVTLEEGSVRVDIDGKVKVSEVISPNEQFVYDHRQGKTSRLQVDAELVSRWKEGYLVFEEASFEEIIRTVERRFNVTVYYDVRKYGGGRFSVKYTPYEDVRQVLTILETLNPGLKWTANNNTIYIK, from the coding sequence ATGGATAAACACCATATCCGCATATTGATAACCCGTTTTTTTGAGAATGATTTTCCTAAAGAATCTGTTCTTAAATTTCAACAATGGTTTATACGTAAAGACGACAGCGTAGTAAAGAACGAGGTCCTGAATGAATTGTGGGAGCGGGAAGAGGCTGAAACCGATTCTCACACCCTATTGGCTTTAGACGAAATAAATAAAAGGATAGGTAAGAATAAGAAAACGGTAAAATTACCCTTATCCCAAAGGCTGCTTCGCATTGCTTCTATTTTGCTTTTGCCTCTTATAGGCGGGTTGCTTACCTATTGGGTCATGCATGATCAGTCTGGCTCATCCGCCCCAAAAATGGAAATAGCAGAGCATGTTGTACCTGATGGGGAAATGAAGCAAATTCTTTTACCTGATGGTTCTGAGGTGTGGCTGAATGCAGGTTCCATGTTACTGTATTCCGATGACCTTTCGGGATCGATCCGACGTTTATTCCTGAGCGGCGAGGCAACTTTCCGGGTTGAGAAAGATCCCGGGCGGCCTTTTATCGTGAAAACCCAATATATGCAGGTAGAAGCACTGGGAACGACATTCAATGTAAGATCATATGTAGACTCAGGTACTGCGGCAGTCACCCTGGAGGAAGGATCGGTGCGGGTGGATATCGACGGAAAGGTGAAAGTTTCAGAAGTAATCAGTCCCAACGAGCAGTTCGTTTATGATCATCGTCAGGGAAAAACATCCAGGTTACAGGTCGATGCGGAACTTGTCTCCAGATGGAAAGAAGGATACCTTGTGTTTGAAGAAGCTTCCTTTGAAGAGATTATACGTACTGTGGAACGCCGTTTCAATGTTACGGTTTATTATGATGTAAGAAAATACGGAGGAGGACGTTTTTCTGTAAAATATACACCTTATGAGGATGTCCGGCAGGTGTTAACTATCTTGGAAACATTGAATCCCGGATTGAAATGGACGGCAAATAATAATACTATTTACATAAAATGA
- a CDS encoding IS1634 family transposase produces MHVNVQLRFNSATGQEAPYYRLKESYRDVRGHVHSLIVLNIGFEPCLKPLQVKRIARALTMRFQHRHHGSLFPENKDGLSHEERLFAERYWQRMLAEGGIDRFNQKENQSKEESERYIDLDTVEHTDARNIGAEWLCKQTIDRLGLEDFLRGQGWNENAIHAALSHLIVRTVYSPSEWATHRVMKENSAACELYSGTPDWTPGINALYQMPDRLYGIKDKLERHLCQRTDNLFNIDNRIVLFDLTNFYFEGRKAGSRKARFGRSKEKRNDCRLLVLALCINREGFIRYSSILAGNTSDPKSLPGMIDKLAVKTSVTSKKTLVVIDAGISTEENLQGIKEKGYNYLCVSRTRLKDYSLSKDHRTVTVHDTRKQEITLREVQTRPEEDYYLEITSPSKAMTEASMNRQWKERFEGEMEKINEAITRKGGTKRYEKVVERVGRAIERYPSIARHYQITYLCNERKPAEMQKVNWTIKDITAIDKNTGVYFLRTNVRTFGEQTTWEYYNLIREIECTNRQLKTDLNLRPIYHQKDERSDAHLFFGLLSYWIVNTIRFQLKQSGENAYWTEIVRRMSTQKLVTTEAVNALGEKVELRQCSRPTKQAERIYSILKMKQAPFKKIKICRSQSPPRGSS; encoded by the coding sequence ATGCACGTGAATGTACAACTACGTTTCAATTCCGCCACGGGACAGGAAGCTCCTTACTATCGACTGAAGGAGTCTTATCGAGATGTGCGCGGACATGTGCATTCCCTGATTGTACTGAATATCGGTTTTGAACCATGCCTGAAGCCTCTCCAGGTCAAACGTATTGCACGTGCCTTGACTATGCGTTTTCAACACCGGCATCATGGATCTCTTTTCCCGGAAAATAAGGATGGACTTTCTCACGAAGAGCGCCTCTTTGCCGAACGATACTGGCAACGCATGCTTGCCGAAGGAGGGATCGACCGGTTCAACCAAAAAGAGAACCAATCCAAAGAAGAGTCCGAAAGGTATATAGATTTGGATACAGTAGAACATACCGATGCCCGTAACATCGGCGCGGAATGGCTTTGCAAACAAACCATTGACCGCCTGGGGCTGGAAGATTTTCTAAGAGGCCAGGGCTGGAATGAAAACGCCATTCATGCCGCTCTCTCCCATCTGATTGTCCGAACCGTTTATAGTCCATCGGAATGGGCTACACACCGTGTCATGAAGGAGAATTCCGCTGCTTGCGAACTTTATTCAGGTACTCCGGATTGGACTCCGGGCATCAATGCACTCTACCAAATGCCGGATCGTCTTTATGGGATCAAAGATAAATTGGAACGACATCTTTGCCAAAGGACGGATAACCTGTTCAATATAGATAATCGTATCGTGCTTTTTGACCTGACCAACTTCTATTTTGAAGGCCGTAAAGCAGGAAGTCGCAAAGCGCGTTTCGGACGCAGCAAGGAGAAGCGCAACGACTGTCGATTACTGGTATTGGCCTTGTGCATAAACAGGGAGGGATTTATCCGTTATTCCTCTATTCTTGCAGGCAATACCTCAGACCCCAAATCACTTCCCGGTATGATTGACAAGTTGGCTGTCAAAACCTCCGTCACCAGTAAAAAGACCTTGGTTGTAATCGATGCAGGCATCTCCACCGAAGAGAACCTGCAAGGCATAAAAGAAAAAGGATACAATTATCTTTGCGTATCCCGCACACGGTTAAAAGACTACAGCCTCTCGAAGGATCACCGGACGGTAACCGTACATGACACCAGAAAACAGGAGATTACCTTGCGGGAAGTGCAGACCCGGCCTGAAGAGGATTATTATCTGGAGATCACCTCTCCCTCAAAAGCAATGACGGAAGCCTCCATGAACCGTCAATGGAAAGAACGCTTTGAAGGTGAGATGGAGAAAATCAACGAGGCCATTACAAGGAAAGGAGGTACCAAACGTTACGAAAAAGTAGTTGAACGAGTCGGCAGAGCCATTGAGCGTTATCCCTCCATCGCGCGACATTATCAAATAACGTACCTGTGCAATGAGAGGAAACCAGCTGAAATGCAAAAAGTAAACTGGACGATCAAGGATATTACCGCAATAGACAAAAACACGGGAGTCTATTTCCTGAGAACCAACGTACGGACTTTTGGCGAACAGACGACCTGGGAGTATTATAATTTGATTCGTGAGATAGAATGCACCAACCGGCAGCTAAAAACGGATCTCAATCTACGACCCATCTATCATCAAAAGGATGAACGCAGTGATGCGCATTTATTCTTCGGACTACTTTCTTATTGGATTGTCAATACGATACGCTTTCAACTCAAGCAATCGGGAGAAAACGCTTATTGGACAGAGATTGTTCGCCGCATGTCTACGCAGAAATTGGTGACTACAGAAGCCGTCAATGCCCTGGGTGAGAAGGTGGAACTGAGACAATGCAGTCGGCCGACAAAGCAAGCGGAGAGGATATACTCCATCCTAAAGATGAAACAGGCGCCGTTCAAGAAAATAAAAATATGTAGGTCACAGTCACCGCCAAGGGGATCGTCCTGA
- a CDS encoding IS1595 family transposase → MNILDFAINYPDEESCWKKFKEQRDQMGVTCRHCNCKEHYWLENKQTYECKRCRARQTLRSGTVMQHSNLPYRYWFVAMHLLTATKGSFSAAELQRQLGHKRYQPIWEMVNKLRDVMGKRDDEYTLEGAIELDDAFFSTEISLQERDKPLKRGRGSQKKTKVLVMAESKTVENPKPGKKPKKVRYLKMKVINDLKAGTITRNVKEHVESTADLTTDDSTSYTKLKEHVHSHTASVIPHEDLSNVLPWVHTAISNAKRQLLGVYYKIKPEYLQYYLNQFCYKFNRRYFGENQFERLLIAAVTYAPDFKSRIYNRNYCG, encoded by the coding sequence ATGAATATCCTGGATTTTGCTATAAATTACCCCGATGAGGAATCCTGTTGGAAAAAATTCAAAGAACAAAGAGACCAAATGGGAGTAACCTGTCGGCATTGCAATTGTAAAGAACATTATTGGCTGGAAAACAAGCAGACCTATGAATGCAAGCGTTGTCGCGCACGCCAAACCTTGCGTTCAGGCACCGTCATGCAGCACTCCAACCTGCCTTACCGTTACTGGTTCGTGGCCATGCACCTGCTCACGGCGACCAAGGGCTCCTTTTCCGCGGCGGAGCTGCAGCGCCAGCTGGGGCACAAGCGTTACCAGCCCATATGGGAAATGGTCAATAAACTGCGTGACGTGATGGGCAAACGCGATGATGAGTACACCCTTGAGGGAGCCATCGAGTTGGACGACGCCTTCTTTTCCACCGAAATATCCCTTCAAGAGAGGGACAAACCGTTGAAGCGCGGCCGCGGGAGCCAAAAAAAGACCAAAGTGCTGGTAATGGCTGAAAGCAAAACCGTTGAAAACCCCAAACCGGGTAAGAAACCCAAGAAGGTCAGATACCTGAAGATGAAAGTCATCAACGACTTGAAAGCCGGTACAATTACAAGGAATGTCAAAGAGCACGTTGAAAGCACGGCGGACCTGACCACCGATGACTCAACTTCTTACACTAAATTGAAAGAGCATGTCCATTCACATACGGCATCCGTTATTCCACACGAGGATCTTTCCAATGTGCTGCCCTGGGTCCATACCGCGATCAGCAATGCCAAACGACAGCTCTTGGGCGTGTATTACAAGATAAAACCGGAATACTTGCAATATTATCTCAACCAGTTCTGTTATAAATTCAACAGGCGTTACTTCGGGGAAAACCAGTTTGAAAGACTGTTGATAGCCGCTGTAACGTATGCTCCTGATTTCAAGTCAAGAATTTACAATAGGAACTATTGCGGATAA
- a CDS encoding glycosyltransferase family 4 protein, with amino-acid sequence MNKIALIGNYPPRKCGIATFTKDLNDGMKENGIDAVVVAMNDGLNRYDYPAKVVFEVEQNVMASYINAAEYLNSNNYDAVILQHEFGIFGGTDGIHILQLLKRLRMPVVTTLHTIVDDPTENQRHVVTELARLSQKLVSISHKGIELLASVYGIPESKCVHIHHGVHPIGEVDTERLKMKLGVTGKKVLLTFGLLSRNKSIEVVINALPEVVKKHPDVVYIVLGATHPHVIKHEGEDYRHSLFRLVNKLKLEKNVLFVNRFVSNEELFSYLKMCDIYVIPYLGKKQISSGTLIYTMGAGKPIISTPFWYAEEMLADNRGMLFDFKDSPQLSRRVNELLGDEAKRQAIGRNAYDLAKECYWPNIGKQYYDLLDKMIAEVGVPALEEGDEPGDTPYAIPPIKLDHLHALTDYTGILQHAKYNVPDRSHGYCTDDNARALLLAVMLQNEVQNVDEVNQLTSIYLSFLDYAYNAQNGKFRNFMNYERQWLEKEGSEDSIGRAIWALGYTAAYTNVCNFHHHSNHLFMQALGSAEELTHPRSISYALLGLVHHSKVHGDPRVMERVRSLSGKLFSFFNETIANKWPWFEGKVSYANSRIPHAMLFAGMYLKDDAMIHRGLRILDWLIEQQFTDGIFSPIGNEGWLTPEHKARYDQQPLEAHGMIDACLQAEEFTNDSMYADYALKAFHWFTGENDSSQPVYDFATGGCRDGIHPQGVNLNQGAESTLSWLISLLDISFYLRNKNRLLV; translated from the coding sequence ATGAATAAGATCGCGTTGATTGGGAACTATCCTCCCCGTAAATGTGGTATTGCCACTTTTACAAAGGATTTGAATGACGGAATGAAGGAGAACGGCATCGACGCCGTGGTGGTGGCGATGAACGACGGGTTAAACCGCTACGATTACCCCGCCAAGGTGGTGTTCGAGGTTGAGCAAAACGTGATGGCATCGTACATCAACGCCGCGGAGTACCTGAACTCGAATAACTACGATGCGGTGATCCTGCAACACGAGTTCGGCATTTTTGGTGGCACCGACGGTATCCACATCCTTCAACTGCTCAAGCGATTGCGGATGCCCGTGGTGACTACCCTGCACACCATCGTGGACGATCCCACGGAGAACCAACGCCACGTGGTGACCGAGCTGGCCCGCCTCTCGCAAAAGCTCGTCAGCATATCGCATAAAGGAATCGAACTGCTCGCTTCCGTGTACGGGATCCCTGAATCCAAGTGCGTGCATATCCATCACGGGGTGCACCCGATCGGTGAGGTAGATACCGAAAGATTAAAAATGAAACTGGGCGTAACGGGAAAAAAGGTACTGCTTACTTTCGGGCTGCTTTCACGGAATAAATCCATCGAGGTGGTTATTAACGCGTTGCCGGAGGTGGTGAAGAAGCATCCCGACGTGGTCTATATCGTGTTGGGAGCCACGCACCCGCACGTGATAAAGCACGAGGGGGAAGATTATCGCCATTCGCTATTTCGATTGGTCAACAAGCTGAAGCTAGAGAAGAACGTGCTGTTTGTCAATCGTTTCGTGAGCAACGAGGAACTTTTTAGCTACCTGAAGATGTGCGATATCTACGTGATCCCCTACTTGGGGAAGAAGCAGATCTCGTCGGGTACGCTCATCTATACCATGGGCGCGGGCAAGCCCATTATATCCACTCCTTTCTGGTACGCGGAGGAGATGCTGGCAGACAACCGGGGCATGCTCTTCGATTTCAAGGACTCCCCCCAGCTGAGTCGCCGCGTTAACGAGTTGCTGGGCGACGAGGCGAAGCGACAGGCCATTGGGCGAAACGCGTACGACCTGGCCAAAGAGTGCTACTGGCCGAATATTGGAAAACAGTATTACGACCTGCTGGATAAAATGATCGCGGAAGTGGGAGTCCCTGCTCTCGAGGAAGGCGATGAGCCGGGTGATACGCCGTACGCCATCCCTCCGATCAAGCTGGATCACCTGCACGCGCTCACCGATTACACCGGTATCTTGCAGCACGCGAAATACAACGTGCCCGATCGGAGCCATGGCTACTGTACCGACGACAACGCGCGGGCATTGTTGCTTGCGGTGATGCTTCAAAACGAGGTGCAGAACGTGGACGAGGTGAACCAGCTCACCAGTATCTACCTATCGTTCCTTGATTACGCGTACAACGCCCAAAACGGGAAGTTTCGTAATTTCATGAACTACGAGCGCCAATGGCTCGAGAAAGAGGGATCGGAAGACAGCATTGGTAGGGCTATATGGGCACTGGGATACACGGCAGCGTATACCAACGTGTGCAATTTTCACCATCATTCCAACCACCTGTTCATGCAAGCGCTCGGGAGCGCGGAGGAGCTCACGCATCCCCGGTCTATCTCGTACGCTCTTCTGGGGCTGGTGCATCATAGCAAGGTACACGGTGATCCCCGGGTAATGGAGCGCGTCCGAAGCTTGTCGGGAAAACTTTTCTCGTTCTTTAACGAGACGATAGCGAACAAGTGGCCTTGGTTCGAAGGTAAAGTATCGTACGCCAACAGCCGCATCCCCCACGCGATGCTCTTCGCGGGGATGTACCTGAAAGACGACGCGATGATACACCGGGGATTGAGAATCCTGGATTGGCTTATCGAGCAACAGTTCACGGACGGCATCTTCTCCCCGATTGGCAACGAGGGGTGGCTCACCCCCGAACATAAGGCCCGGTACGACCAGCAGCCCCTCGAGGCGCACGGCATGATCGACGCCTGCCTCCAGGCCGAAGAGTTCACCAACGACAGCATGTATGCCGATTATGCCCTCAAGGCTTTTCACTGGTTTACCGGCGAGAACGACAGTTCTCAGCCGGTGTATGATTTCGCGACGGGCGGCTGTCGCGACGGGATCCACCCCCAGGGGGTGAACCTGAACCAAGGCGCCGAATCCACCTTGTCGTGGCTCATTTCACTTTTGGATATTTCATTCTATCTACGCAATAAAAACAGGTTACTTGTATGA